A part of Vulpes vulpes isolate BD-2025 chromosome 15, VulVul3, whole genome shotgun sequence genomic DNA contains:
- the CYP26C1 gene encoding cytochrome P450 26C1: MFPWGPSCLWALGAAGAALLGAGLLLSLAQQLWTLRWTLSRDRASALPLPRGSMGWPFFGETLHWLVQGSRFHSSRRERYGTVFKTHLLGRPVIRVSGAENVRTILLGEHRLVRSQWPQSAHILLGSHTLLGAVGEPHRRRRKVLARVFSRAALQRLVPRLQGALRREVRSWCAARRPVAVYQAAKALTFRMAARILLGLRLDEAQCAELARTFEQFVENLFSLPLDVPFSGLRKGIRARDQLHRYLEEAIADKLHEDKVAEPGDALDMIIHSTRELGHELSVQELKETAVELLFAAFLTTASASTSLVLLLLQHPAAVAKIRQELAAQGLGRACGCAPGAAGGGAGPWPDCGCEPDLSLAALGRLRYLDCVVKEVLRLLPPVSGGYRTALRTFELDGYQIPKGWSVMYSIRDTHETAAVYRSPPEGFDPERFGAAGEDARGASGRFHYIPFGGGARSCLGQELAQAVLQLLAVELVRTARWELATPAFPAMQTVPIVHPEDGLQLFFHPLAPSAARDGLHL; this comes from the exons ATGTTCCCCTGGGGGCCCAGCTGCCTGTGGGCGCTGGGGGCGGCGGGCGCCGCTCTCCTGGGCGCGGGCCTGCTGCTCAGCCTGGCGCAGCAGCTCTGGACGCTCCGCTGGACGCTGAGCCGGGACCGGGCCtccgccctgcccctgcccaggggCTCCATGGGCTGGCCCTTCTTCGGCGAAACGCTGCACTGGTTAGTTCAG GGCTCCCGCTTCCACAGCTCCCGCCGGGAGCGCTATGGGACAGTGTTCAAGACGCACCTGCTGGGCCGGCCGGTGATCCGCGTGAGCGGCGCCGAGAACGTGCGCACCATCCTGCTGGGCGAGCACCGCCTGGTGCGCAGCCAGTGGCCGCAGAGCGCTCACATCCTACTGGGCTCGCACACGCTGCTCGGCGCCGTTGGCGAGCCGCACCGGCGGCGGCGCAAG GTCCTGGCACGTGTGTTCAGCCGTGCAGCTCTGCAGCGCTTGGTGCCCCGCCTGCAAGGGGCGCTGCGGCGCGAGGTGCGCTCCTGGTGCGCGGCCCGCCGGCCGGTCGCCGTCTACCAGGCCGCCAAGGCGCTCACCTTCCGCATGGCTGCGCGCATCCTGCTGGGGCTACGGCTGGACGAGGCGCAGTGTGCGGAGCTGGCCCGGACCTTCGAGCAGTTCGTAGAGAACCTCTTCTCGCTGCCCCTGGACGTCCCCTTCAGCGGCCTGCGTAAG GGCATCCGGGCACGAGACCAGCTGCATCGGTACCTGGAGGAGGCAATTGCAGATAAGCTTCATGAAGACAAGGTTGCAGAGCCGGGTGACGCCCTCGACATGATTATCCACAGCACTAGGGAGCTGGGCCATGAGCTCTCAGTGCAGGAGCTCAAG GAGACGGCCGTGGAGCTCCTCTTCGCCGCCTTCCTCACCACGGCCAGTGCCAGCACGTCCCTCGTCCTGCTGCTACTGCAGCACCCGGCGGCCGTCGCCAAGATCCGGCAGGAGCTGGCGGCGCAGGGACTGGGGCGCGCGTGCGGCTGcgcgccgggggccgcggggggcggtgCGGGGCCCTGGCCAGACTGCGGCTGCGAGCCCGACCTCAGCCTCGCGGCGCTGGGCCGCCTGCGCTACCTCGACTGCGTGGTCAAGGAGGTGCTGCGCCTCCTGCCGCCGGTGTCCGGGGGCTACCGCACGGCGCTGCGCACCTTCGAGCTCGAC GGTTACCAGATCCCCAAGGGCTGGAGCGTGATGTATAGCATCCGGGACACGCACGAGACGGCCGCGGTGTACCGCAGCCCGCCCGAGGGCTTCGACCCCGAGCGCTTCGGCGCGGCGGGGGAGGATGCGCGGGGCGCCTCGGGCCGCTTCCATTACATCCCCTTCGGCGGCGGAGCGCGCAGCTGTCTCGGCCAGGAGCTGGCACAGGCTGTGCTCCAGCTGCTGGCGGTGGAGCTGGTGCGCACGGCGCGCTGGGAACTGGCCACGCCTGCCTTCCCCGCCATGCAGACCGTACCCATCGTGCACCCGGAGGACGGGCTGCAGCTCTTTTTCCACCCGCTCGCACCTTCGGCGGCGCGGGATGGGCTACACCTCTGA
- the CYP26A1 gene encoding cytochrome P450 26A1 codes for MGLSALLASALCTFVLPLLLFLAAIKLWDLYCVSSRDRSCALPLPPGTMGFPFFGETLQMVLQRRKFLQMKRRKYGFIYKTHLFGRPTVRVMGADNVRRILLGEHRLVSVHWPASVRTILGSGCLSNLHDSSHKQRKKVIMRAFSREALQCYVPVIAEEVGTCLQQWLSRGERGLLVYPQVKRLMFRISMRILLGCEPRLASGGDAEQQLVEAFEEMTRNLFSLPIDVPFSGLYRGMKARNLIHARIEENIRAKICGLRTAQAGGGCKDALQLLIEHSWERGERLDMQALKQSSTELLFGGHETTASAATSLITYLGLYPHVLQKVREELKSKGLLCKSNQDNKLDIEILEQLKYIGCVIKETLRLNPPVPGGFRVALKTFELNGYQIPKGWNVIYSICDTHDVADIFTNKDEFNPDRFMLPHPEDASRFSFIPFGGGLRSCVGKEFAKILLKIFTVELARHCDWRLLNGPPTMKTSPTVYPVDDLPARFTHFQGEI; via the exons ATGGGGCTCTCGGCGCTGCTGGCCAGCGCGCTCTGCACCTTCGTGCTACCGCTGCTGCTCTTCCTGGCCGCGATCAAGCTCTGGGACCTGTACTGCGTGAGCAGCCGCGACCGCAGCTGCGCCCTCCCTTTGCCCCCCGGAACTATGGGCTTCCCCTTCTTTGGGGAAACACTGCAAATGGTGCTGCAG CGGAGGAAGTTCCTGCAGATGAAGCGCAGGAAATACGGCTTCATCTACAAGACGCATCTGTTCGGGCGGCCCACCGTGCGGGTGATGGGCGCCGACAACGTGCGGCGCATCTTGCTCGGGGAGCACCGACTGGTGTCGGTGCACTGGCCCGCGTCGGTGCGTACCATCCTGGGCTCCGGCTGCCTCTCCAACCTGCACGACTCCTCGCACAAGCAGCGCAAGAAG GTGATTATGCGGGCCTTCAGCCGCGAGGCGCTCCAGTGCTACGTGCCCGTGATCGCGGAGGAAGTGGGCACTTGCCTGCAACAGTGGCTGAGCCGCGGCGAGCGCGGCCTCCTGGTTTACCCCCAGGTGAAGCGCCTCATGTTCCGCATCTCCATGCGCATCCTGCTGGGCTGTGAGCCCCGGCTCGCGAGCGGCGGGGACGCCGAGCAGCAGCTGGTGGAGGCCTTCGAGGAAATGACCCGCAATCTCTTCTCGTTGCCCATCGACGTGCCCTTCAGCGGGCTCTACCGG GGCATGAAGGCGCGGAACCTCATCCATGCGCGCATAGAGGAGAACATTCGCGCCAAGATCTGCGGGCTGCGGACGGCCCAGGCGGGCGGCGGCTGCAAAGATGCGCTGCAGCTGTTGATCGAGCACTcgtgggagaggggagagaggctggacATGCAG GCACTAAAGCAGTCTTCAACGGAACTACTCTTTGGGGGACATGAAACTACAGCTAGTGCAGCCACATCTCTGATTACTTACCTTGGGCTCTACCCCCATGTTCTCCAGAAAGTTCGAGAGGAGCTAAAGAGTAAG GGTTTACTTTGCAAGAGCAATCAAGACAACAAGTTGGACATTGAAATTCTGGAGCAGCTTAAATACATCGGGTGTGTTATTAAAGAGACCCTCCGACTGAATCCCCCAGTTCCAGGAGGGTTTCGGGTTGCTCTTAAGACTTTTGAATTAAAT GGCTACCAGATTCCCAAGGGCTGGAATGTTATCTACAGCATCTGTGATACTCATGATGTGGCGGACATCTTCACCAACAAGGATGAATTTAACCCTGACCGGTTTATGCTGCCTCACCCGGAGGATGCATCCAGGTTCAGCTTCATTCCATTTGGAGGAGGCCTGAGGAGCTGTGTAGGGAAGGAGTTTGCAaaaattcttctcaaaatatttacaGTGGAGCTGGCCAGGCATTGTGACTGGCGGCTTCTAAATGGACCTCCTACAATGAAAACCAGTCCCACCGTGTACCCTGTAGATGATCTCCCTGCGAGGTTCACCCACTTCCAGGGGGAGATCTGA